From the Musa acuminata AAA Group cultivar baxijiao chromosome BXJ1-2, Cavendish_Baxijiao_AAA, whole genome shotgun sequence genome, one window contains:
- the LOC135604403 gene encoding uncharacterized protein LOC135604403 isoform X4: MDCIVLVAIEEVCARAAAGIHVADLWPSLRGALSGAGLPPCDAVYKVIWIRLLAHPGLRFEAHGSPLGSQDPSIQSLEEAQRIGVRIVAEDHLRDSFLGIYDLKASSSDISQIQRAALERLAAARTNGVTQSELGKEFRIKGNNLFYIVKHLESQHLIVRQSTIVRAKDSGTEWENAAKNNSVVSTNLLHLHRYAKNLNLNSQQRFEITRADILEGMTVDGISVNGDEISGDFAKDDVSIKDYLPEMKAICDKLEEASGKVSVVSDIKMSLGYRKTTGHRAWRNILQRLKDAHLVEEFQAEVNKRVVSCLRLLKKFDSRDFQPKKGMHSHDNFDNENLIKIGKRGHITDQFVELPLEHRIYDMVDSEGQKGLTISEVCRRLGFTPKKLYSRISSMRERFRMCWQAEIHEKTPLYRMWTFRNYPHHAINTFPGKHEALQDCAVGLAPSGMPPEHDRDAQEIKCRGDQQNNATELPSVSYDSKPAIVEIMLKQNACQWEESRFVSSVSPEVKAVKRHHRLSTSNRTRREERIVKKLKKEEFILTAELYRWLEELEKGKNTKMGRRTLTSTLNKLQKEGLCKCIQVSFPVVTNFNRHRITDVILHPSVDNLSPELLDKIYRRQREFDGRIRGQASARSRTGQPVHNLTSLGMTSKHVDDKPVLLEAMRANGFASARMVRARLLHRFLWSYVSNLPSWHGAVNSNQCNYDLKSPSTCQLFALDEAIKTMPLELFLQVVGSPKEIENMVERCKLGLRLSDVSISEYKSLFDSRATCRLSNIINILVRMKLIRVVKEGTAEDDNGLSHAVLTYAMELKPYIEEPMTRTITPSHFKVDLRPRIRHDFLLLKPEAVDVYWETLEYCYAAADQVAASCAFPGSSVCDVFHTRSWTSVRVMNTEQRIELLKRVNNADPRKKISFKDCIRIARELDLTVEQVLRVSYDKRQYRLYRYSSSSKSSEQDNRIDGDNCRPFNSKRKRSSKDGSPKYDLEQNESLRTGKPKICHSIGVDDQSTETNLLPTGDHDNIKHASNSDMHVEDGRNSAFINCAFPRQKPMRAKRFFWTDTLDRRLVMQYARHRAMLGARFYRVDWTSLSDLPALPSTCARRMAVLNANIHIRRSIMRLCNLLGERYATYLEKIRIMKEPVTTQNLSLTHDESISELNCQQYFWDNFEDPDVRIAVDEVLRCKRSATFQYAKRLGTRQGKEWPDIPPIDGKTSDIQEFSQPALKDQNIISECGGNESQKRILRHKKVNVLSTRPSRLRSHHSRRNLVKIWNSRYIFMKRKVYESLAVANAVELLKLVFLSTTATTEVQSSLVATLQLYSEHDIFAAFNYLKEKNFMVVGHGSRPFVLSKMFWHHLSSSPFPIDSGKRAVEFSSWLSKQEKDLIDNRVSLTQDLQCGEICHLFALVSSGEFSISPCMPKEGIGETDEPVEHDKINNSNSLKRKCAETKLGNLKKIKKPKFEMVIDNDYCSRREKGFPGIRVVLKRKIISADTFSNLMKENLKCSSSYDKNSQGLSSEEIGAGLRGNLMCQNYGSVTAVVDEVPWDAIANYAECLSAVQLDGNKATTFSPEFFKSVHSAVCQAGEQGLNMKELSEAMDIQGEQFTEVVVDTMELFQLIIKVNSFDNERILDSSYKSKYLLRSPEVQTPDHNMSSYMKSRVTSYGASRQNFEKKVDITYDSQKSNVDVCDGHKMTIIDLPSESVILDVEGQDNISIATLPKESMVVRDSDHGKEVNYTAGSETHPSRPILPWINVDGSTNTIVYKGLTRRLLGTVMQYPGILEEDIIRRMDVLNPQSCRRLLELMILDNHLTVRMLHQTPSSAPPTILKSLFNSSSSNMEPVFRKHFFANPRSTTLL; this comes from the exons ATGGATTGCATCGTCTTAGTGGCGATTGAAGAGGTCTGCGCGCGGGCGGCTGCCGGAATCCATGTCGCCGATCTCTGGCCGAGCCTCCGCGGTGCCCTTTCCGGCGCCGGTCTTCCCCCTTGCGACGCCGTTTACAAGGTTATATGGATTCGTCTCCTCGCCCACCCAGGGCTCCGATTCGAAGCCCATGGTTCGCCTCTCGGCTCCCAAGACCCGTCCATCCAGTCCTTGGAGGAGGCGCAGCGGATTGGGGTGAGGATCGTCGCGGAGGACCATCTTAGGGATAGTTTCCTGGGGATTTATGATCTCAAAGCTTCCTCTTCGGATATTTCTCAGATTCAGAGGGCTGCTCTCGAGCGGTTGGCCGCTGCCAG AACTAATGGAGTCACTCAGAGTGAACTTGGTAAAGAATTTCGCATCAAGGGAAATAATTTGTTTTACATAGTGAAACACCTTGAATCCCAGCATCTGATTGTGCGACAATCAACCATTGTAAGGGCAAAAGATTCAGGAACTGAATGGGAGAATGCAGCAAAAAATAATTCTGTTGTGTCTACCAATTTACTACATTTACACCGTTATGCAAAaaacttaaatttaaattcaCAACAGAGATTTGAGATTACAAGGGCAGACATATTAGAAGGCATGACCGTTGATGGGATTTCTGTAAATGGTGATGAAATTTCTGGTGATTTTGCCAAGGATGATGTTTCAATAAAAGATTACCTACCTGAAATGAAAGCTATTTGTGATAAACTTGAAGAAGCAAGTGGGAAG GTTTCAGTTGTATCAGATATTAAAATGTCTCTTGGCTATAGAAAGACCACTGGCCATAGAGCATGGAGAAAT ATCTTGCAAAGGCTGAAGGATGCTCATCTTGTGGAAGAATTTCAAGCAGAGGTGAACAAGAGG GTTGTCAGTTGTTTAAGGTTACTAAAGAAATTTGATTCGAGAGATTTCCAGCCCAAAAAAGGAATGCATTCACATGATAACTTTGATAatgaaaatttgataaaaattggAAAAAGGGGTCATATTACTGATCAGTTTGTTGAGCTTCCTTTAGAGCATCGCATATATGATATGGTTGATTCCGAAGGACAAAAAGGATTAACGATTTCTGAG GTTTGCAGACGACTTGGGTTCACCCCTAAAAAGCTATACAGCCGGATTAGTTCAATGCGTGAGAGGTTTAGGATGTGTTGGCAGGCTGAAATTCATGAGAAAACGCCACTTTATCGAATGTGGACATTCAGAAATTACCCACATCATGCAATCAACACTTTTCCTGGCAAGCATGAAGCACTTCAAG ATTGTGCAGTTGGATTGGCACCTTCTGGCATGCCTCCTGAACATGATCGAGATGCACAAGAGATCAAATGCAGAGGGGACCAGCAAAATAATGCCACTGAACTTCCAAGTGTATCTTATGATTCAAAACCTGCAATTGTGGAGATAATGCTGAAACAGAATGCTTGCCAATGGGAAGAAAGCCGTTTTGTTTCATCGGTTTCACCCGAAGTTAAAGCTGTGAAACGGCATCACCGATTGTCGACTTCAAATAGAACTAGGAGGGAAGAAAGAATAGTAAAGAAGCTGAAG AAAGAGGAGTTTATTTTGACAGCTGAGCTCTATAGGTGGCTAGAGGAACTCGAGAAGGGTAAGAACACAAAAATGGGCAGGAGAACTTTAACTAGTACACTGAATAAGCTGCAAAAGGAGGGCTTATGCAAATGTATCCAGGTTAGCTTCCCTGTGGTGACAAATTTTAATCGCCATCGCATAACTGATGTGATTTTGCATCCTTCTGTCGACAACTTGTCACCAGAACTTTTAGACAAAATCTACAGAAGACAGAGAGAGTTTGATGGTCGAATTCGTGGACAAGCATCAGCTCGATCAAGGACTGGACAACCTGTGCACAATTTAACAAGTTTGGGAATGACATCAAAGCATGTGGATGACAAACCTGTTCTGCTTGAGGCTATGCGTGCTAATGGTTTTGCATCTGCTAGGATGGTCCGCGCCAGGCTTTTGCATAGATTTCTGTGGAGTTATGTCAGCAATTTGCCTAGTTGGCATGGTGCTGTTAATTCTAATCAATGCAACTATGACCTGAAGAGTCCCAGCACATGCCAATTATTTGCACTTGATGAAGCTATAAAAACAATGCCGCTTGAACTGTTCTTGCAAGTTGTAGGTTCTCCAAAGGAGATTGAAAATATGGTCGAGCGTTGTAAACTTGGCTTAAGGCTCTCTGATGTATCTATTTCTGAGTACAAGAGCTTGTTTGACTCTAGAGCGACATGTCGACTctcaaatataattaatattctgGTTCGAATGAAG TTGATACGAGTAGTGAAAGAAGGAACTGCTGAAGATGACAATGGGCTATCACATGCTGTTCTTACATATGCCATGGAACTGAAACCATATATTGAAGAACCAATGACACGAACAATAACGCCTTCACATTTCAAGGTTGACCTTCGTCCTAGAATCCGACATGATTTTCTTCTTTTAAAGCCAGAGGCCGTTGATGTATATTGGGAAACATTGGAGTATTGCTATGCAGCAGCTGATCAAGTAGCGGCTTCATGTGCATTTCCTGGTTCTTCTGTTTGCGAT GTTTTTCACACTCGTTCATGGACTTCAGTTCGAGTGATGAACACTGAACAAAGAATAGAGCTTTTGAAGCGTGTGAACAATGCTGACCCAAGGAAAAAAATATCGTTTAAAGATTGTATAAGGATTGCTAGGGAGTTAGACCTTACAGTCGAACAG GTACTTCGTGTTTCATACGACAAGCGGCAATACCGTCTTTACAGGTATTCTAGCAGCTCAAAGTCCAGTGAGCAGGACAACCGTATTGATGGAGATAATTGTAGACCATTTAATAGCAAGAGGAAGAGATCTTCTAAAGATGGGTCTCCAAAATATGATCTTGAACAGAATGAATCCTTAAGAACTGGTAAACCAAAGATATGCCACTCAATTGGTGTTGATGATCAAAGCACGGAAACAAACTTACTTCCTACAGGAGATCATGATAACATTAAGCATGCTAGCAATTCTGATATGCATGTGGAAGATGGTAGAAATAGTGCTTTTATCAATTGTGCATTTCCAAGGCAAAAACCCATGCGTGCTAAACGGTTCTTCTGGACTGATACATTGGACAG ACGGCTAGTGATGCAGTATGCAAGACATCGTGCAATGCTTGGGGCAAGATTTTATCGAGTTGATTGGACCTCACTTTCTGATCTTCCAGCACTTCCTTCAACTTGTGCTAGAAGAATGGCTGTCTTGAATGCTAATATTCATATCAGAAGATCAATAATGAGATTGTGTAATCTCCTTGGGGAACGGTATGCTACATACCTGGAAAAAATACGCATAATGAAGGAACCTGTTACTACTCAAAATTTGTCTCTTACCCATGATGAAAGTATTTCTGAGTTGAATTGCCAGCAATATTTCTGGGACAACTTTGAAGATCCAGATGTAAGGATTGCTGTTGATGAAGTTCTTCGGTGCAAACGATCAGCAACATTTCAGTATGCTAAGAGACTAGGAACCAGACAAGGAAAAGAGTGGCCAGATATTCCTCCGATTGATGGCAAAACTTCAGATATCCAGGAATTT TCTCAGCCTGCattgaaggaccaaaatatcATTTCAGAATGTGGCGGAAATGAATCTCAGAAGCGAATTTTGAGACACAAAAAAGTGAATGTTCTTTCCACGAGGCCAAGCAGGCTGAGGTCCCATCATTCTCGCAGGAATCTTGTGAAAATTTGGAATAGTCGATACATTTTCATGAAAAGGAAGGTGTATGAATCATTAGCAGTTGCCAACGCTGTCGAGCTCCTTAAGCTTGTCTTTCTTAGTACAACTGCAACAACTGAAGTGCAAAGCTCTTTAGTAGCAACTCTACAGCTTTATTCAGAGCATGACATATTTGCAGCATTTAATTATCTCAAAGAAAAGAACTTCATG GTAGTTGGGCATGGTAGCCGACCATTTGTCCTTTCAAAAATGTTCTGGCATCATTTATCTTCTTCTCCCTTTCCAATTGATTCAGGGAAGAGGGCTGTTGAATTTTCTAGTTGGCTTAGCAAGCAAGAAAAAGATTTAATAGATAATAGAGTAAGTCTGACTCAAGATTTACAATGTGGGGAAATTTGCCACCTATTCGCTCTTGTTTCATCAGGAGAATTCTCTATTTCACCATGCATGCCAAAGGAAGGGATTGGAGAGACTGATGAACCAGTGGAACATGATAAGATTAATAATTCAAATAGTCTAAAACGAAAATGTGCTGAAACTAAGTTAGGGAATTTGAAAAAGATTAAGAAGCCCAAGTTTGAAATGGTAATCGACAATGATTATTGTTCTCGTCGAGAAAAAGGATTCCCAGGCATTAGAGTTGTTTTAAAACGTAAAATTATTTCAGCTGACACATTTTCAAACCTCATGAAGGAAAACCTCAAGTGTTCTTCTTCATATGACAAGAACAGTCAAGGACTCTCATCTGAAGAAATTGGTGCAGGCTTGCGTGGCAATCTAATGTGTCAGAATTATGGAAGTGTAACAGCAGTTGTTGATGAAGTGCCTTGGGATGCCATAGCCAACTATGCTGAATGTTTGTCTGCGGTACAGCTTGATGGGAACAAAGCAACTACCTTTTCACCTGAGTTTTTTAAATCTGTTCATTCTGCTGTTTGTCAAGCTGGTGAACAAGGATTGAACATGAAAGAATTATCTGAAGCCATGGACATTCAAG ggGAGCAATTCACAGAAGTTGTCGTGGACACTATGGAATTATTTCAATTAATAATCAAG GTCAATTCATTTGACAACGAACGAATCCTTGATTCTTCATACAAATCTAAGTATCTTTTACGATCACCTGAAGTTCAAACTCCAGATCACAATATGTCATCTTACATGAAATCTCGAGTGACAAGTTATGGTGCATCTCGGCAAAATTTTGAGAAAAAAGTTGATATTACTTATGATTCTCAGAAGTCTAATGTGGATGTCTGTGATGGGCATAAAATGACTATTATTGATTTACCTAGTGAATCCGTCATACTGGATGTGGAAGGTCAAGACAATATATCAATTGCCACTCTTCCTAAAGAAAGCATGGTGGTCAGAGATTCTGATCATGGGAAGGAGGTTAATTATACTGCTGGTAGTGAAACACATCCATCTCGTCCTATCTTACCATGGATAAACGTTGATGGAAGTACAAACACCATAGTGTACAAGGGTCTTACACGTCGACTTCTTGGAACTGTCATGCAATATCCTGGCATCTTAGAG GAGGATATCATTCGGCGAATGGATGTATTGAACCCTCAG AGCTGCAGAAGGCTATTGGaattgatgattcttgataatcacCTGACTGTGAGGATGTTGCATCAAACACCTTCCTCTGCTCCTCCTACCATATTGAAAAGCCTTTTTAATTCCAGTTCGAGTAACATGGAGCCAGTGTTCAGAAAACATTTCTTTGCTAACCCACGGAGCACAACCCTACTTTAA